The following proteins are encoded in a genomic region of Arvicanthis niloticus isolate mArvNil1 chromosome 21, mArvNil1.pat.X, whole genome shotgun sequence:
- the Celsr3 gene encoding cadherin EGF LAG seven-pass G-type receptor 3 isoform X2, translated as MARRPLWCGLPGPSTPVLLLLLLSLFPFSREELGGGGDQGWDPGVATATGPRAQIGSGAVALCPESPGVWEDGDPGLGVREPVFMRLRVGRQNARNGRGAPEQPNAELVVQTLGSREQEAGQGPGYLLCWHPEISSCGRTGPLRKGSLPLEALSPGDSDLRNSSPHPSELLAQPDGSRPVAFQHNARRSIRKRVETSRCCGKLWEPGHKGQGERTATSTVERGPLRRDCLPGSLGSGLGEDSAPRAVRTAPTPGSAPRESRTAPERMRSRGLFRRRFLFERPGPRPPGFPTGPEAERVLSRNQGRPRRAANRHPQFPQYNYQTLVPENEAAGTAVLRVVAQDPDPGEAGRLVYSLAALMNSRSLELFSIDPQSGLIRTAAALDRESMERHYLRVTAQDHGSPRLSATTMVAVTVADRNDHAPVFEQAQYRETLRENVEEGYPILQLRATDGDAPPNANLRYRFVGSPAARTAAAAAFEIDPRSGLISTSGRVDREHMESYELVVEASDQGQEPGPRSATVRVHITVLDENDNAPQFSEKRYVAQVREDVRPHTVVLRVTATDKDKDANGLVHYNIISGNSRGHFAIDSLTGEIQVMAPLDFEAEREYALRIRAQDAGRPPLSNNTGLASIQVVDINDHAPIFVSTPFQVSVLENAPLGHSVIHIQAVDADHGENSRLEYSLTGVASDTPFVINSATGWVSVSGPLDRESVEHYFFGVEARDHGSPPLSASASVTVTVLDVNDNRPEFTMKEYHLRLNEDAAVGTSVVSVTAVDRDANSAISYQITGGNTRNRFAISTQGGVGLVTLALPLDYKQERYFKLVLTASDRALHDHCYVHINITDANTHRPVFQSAHYSVSMNEDRPVGSTVVVISASDDDVGENARITYLLEDNLPQFRIDADSGAITLQAPLDYEDQVTYTLAITARDNGIPQKADTTYVEVMVNDVNDNAPQFVASHYTGLVSEDAPPFTSVLQISATDRDAHANGRVQYTFQNGEDGDGDFTIEPTSGIVRTVRRLDREAVPVYELTAYAVDRGVPPLRTPVSIQVTVQDVNDNAPVFPAEEFEVRVKENSIVGSVVAQITAVDPDDGPNAHIMYQIVEGNIPELFQMDIFSGELTALIDLDYEARQEYVIVVQATSAPLVSRATVHVRLVDQNDNSPVLNNFQILFNNYVSNRSDTFPSGIIGRIPAYDPDVSDHLFYSFERGNELQLLVVNQTSGELRLSRKLDNNRPLVASMLVTVTDGLHSVTAQCVLRVVIITEELLANSLTVRLENMWQERFLSPLLGHFLEGVAAVLATPTEDVFIFNIQNDTDVGGTVLNVSFSALAPRGAGAGAAGPWFSSEELQEQLYVRRAALAARSLLDVLPFDDNVCLREPCENYMKCVSVLRFDSSAPFLASASTLFRPIQPIAGLRCRCPPGFTGDFCETELDLCYSNPCRNGGACARREGGYTCVCRPRFTGEDCELDTEAGRCVPGVCRNGGTCTNAPNGGFRCQCPAGGAFEGPRCEVAARSFPPSSFVMFRGLRQRFHLTLSLSFATVQPSGLLFYNGRLNEKHDFLALELVAGQVRLTYSTGESNTVVSPTVPGGLSDGQWHTVHLRYYNKPRTDALGGAQGPSKDKVAVLSVDDCNVAVALQFGAEIGNYSCAAAGVQTSSKKSLDLTGPLLLGGVPNLPENFPVSHKDFIGCMRDLHIDGRRMDMAAFVANNGTTAGCQAKSHFCASGPCKNSGFCSERWGGFSCDCPVGFGGKDCRLTMAHPYRFQGNGTLSWDFGNDMAVSVPWYLGLSFRTRATKGVLMQVQLGPHSVLLCKLDRGLLSVTLSRASGHTVHLLLDQMTVSDGRWHDLRLELQEEPGGRRGHHIFMVSLDFTLFQDTMAMGGELQGLKVKQLHVGGLPPSSKEEGPQGLVGCIQGVWIGFTPFGSSALLPPSHRVNVEPGCTVMNPCASGPCPPHADCKDLWQTFSCTCRPGYYGPGCVDACLLNPCQNQGSCRHLQGAPHGYTCDCAGGYFGQHCEHRMDQQCPRGWWGSPTCGPCNCDVHKGFDPNCNKTNGQCHCKEFHYRPRGSDSCLPCDCYPVGSTSRSCAPHSGQCPCRPGALGRQCNSCDSPFAEVTASGCRVLYDACPKSLRSGVWWPQTKFGVLATVPCPRGALGLRGTGAAVRLCDEDQGWLEPDFFNCTSPAFRELSLLLDGLELNKTALDTVEAKKLAQRLREVTGQTDHYFSQDVRVTARLLAYLLAFESHQQGFGLTATQDAHFNENLLWAGSALLAPETGDLWAALGQRAPGGSPGSAGLVRHLEEYAATLARNMELTYLNPVGLVTPNIMLSIDRMEHPSSTQGARRYPRYHSNLFRGQDAWDPHTHVLLPSQSPQPSPSEVLPTSSNAENATASSVVSPPPPLETESEPGISIVILLVYRALGGLLPAQFQAERRGARLPQNPVMNSPVVSVAVFHGRNFLRGVLVSPINLEFRLLQTANRSKAICVQWDPPGPAEQHGMWTARDCELVHRNGSHARCRCSRTGTFGVLMDASPRERLEGDLELLAVFTHVVVAVSVTALVLTAAVLLSLRSLKSNVRGIHANVAAALGVAELLFLLGIHRTHNQLLCTAVAILLHYFFLSTFAWLLVQGLHLYRMQVEPRNVDRGAMRFYHALGWGVPAVLLGLAVGLDPEGYGNPDFCWISIHEPLIWSFAGPIVLVIVMNGTMFLLAARTSCSTGQREAKKTSVLTLRSSFLLLLLVSASWLFGLLAVNHSILAFHYLHAGLCGLQGLAVLLLFCVLNADARAAWTPACLGKKAAPEETRPAPGPGSGAYNNTALFEESGLIRITLGASTVSSVSSARSGRAQDQDSQRGRSYLRDNVLGRHGSTTEHAEHSLQAHAGPTDLDVAMFHRDAGADSDSDSDLSLEEERSLSIPSSESEDNGRTRGRFQRPLRRAAQSERLLAHPKDVDGNDLLSYWPALGECEAAPCALQAWGSERRLGLDSNKDAANNNQPELALTSGDETSLGRAQRQRKGILKNRLQYPLVPQTRGTPELSWCRAATLGHRAVPAASYGRIYAGGGTGSLSQPASRYSSREQLDLLLRRQLSRERLEEVPVPAPVLHPLSRPGSQERLDTAPARLEPRDRGSTLPRRQPPRDYPSTMAGRFGSRDALDLGAPREWLSTLPPPRRNRDLDPQHPPLPMSPQRQLSRDPLLPSRPLDSLSRISNSRERLDQVPSRHPSREALGPAPQLLRAREDPASGPSHGPSTEQLDILSSILASFNSSALSSVQSSSTPSGPHTTATPSATASALGPSTPRSATSHSISELSPDSEVPRSEGHS; from the exons ATGGCGAGGCGGCCTCTATGGTGTGGTCTCCCGGGACCGTCGACCCCGGTACTAttgctccttctcctctctttgttccCTTTTAGCCGGGAGGAGCTGGGGGGCGGTGGGGACCAGGGCTGGGACCCAGGGGTAGCTACTGCTACTGGGCCAAGAGCGCAAATCGGCAGTGGAGCTGTAGCTCTTTGTCCCGAGTCTCCCGGCGTCTGGGAAGATGGAGATCCTGGCCTGGGGGTCAGGGAGCCTGTCTTCATGAGGCTCCGAGTAGGTAGGCAAAACGCCCGGAATGGTCGAGGGGCCCCTGAGCAACCAAACGCGGAGCTGGTGGTCCAGACATTGGGTAGTCGTGAGCAAGAGGCAGGTCAGGGTCCGGGATATCTGTTATGTTGGCACCCAGAGATCTCCTCTTGTGGGAGAACAGGGCCTTTACGAAAAGGTAGTCTGCCACTCGAGGCTCTGTCCCCAGGGGATTCTGATCTGAGGAACAGCTCTCCTCACCCTTCGGAACTTCTGGCTCAGCCTGATGGCTCCAGGCCAGTGGCCTTCCAGCATAATGCTAGGAGAAGCATCCGCAAAAGAGTGGAAACCTCTCGCTGCTGCGGGAAACTGTGGGAGCCAGGACACAAGGGTCAGGGTGAAAGAACCGCGACTTCTACAGTGGAGAGGGGACCCCTTCGGCGGGACTGCCTTCCCGGCTCTTTGGGATCTGGCCTGGGGGAGGATTCAGCACCACGTGCTGTGAGGACAGCTCCTACTCCGGGTTCAGCACCTCGCGAGTCTCGGACAGCTCCCGAGCGCATGCGCTCCCGAGGTCTCTTCCGCCGCCGTTTCCTCTTTGAGCGCCCTGGGCCGCGCCCTCCCGGGTTCCCGACTGGTCCTGAAGCCGAGCGAGTACTCTCAAGGAACCAGGGTCGTCCCCGTCGTGCTGCAAACCGCCACCCGCAGTTTCCTCAATACAACTACCAGACACTGGTTCCTGAAAATGAGGCAGCGGGCACAGCGGTGCTGCGCGTGGTGGCGCAAGACCCGGACCCAGGGGAGGCCGGGCGCCTGGTCTACTCGCTGGCGGCGCTCATGAACAGTCGCTCGCTGGAGCTTTTCAGCATTGATCCTCAGAGTGGCCTCATCCGCACGGCAGCCGCTCTGGATCGTGAGAGTATGGAACGCCACTACCTTCGAGTGACAGCACAGGACCACGGCTCACCGCGCCTCTCAGCTACCACCATGGTGGCGGTGACAGTAGCTGACCGAAATGATCACGCGCCAGTGTTTGAGCAAGCCCAGTATCGGGAAACACTTCGTGAGAATGTGGAAGAAGGTTACCCCATCCTGCAGTTGCGTGCCACCGACGGCGACGCGCCACCTAACGCCAACCTGCGCTACCGTTTCGTGGGATCCCCAGCTGCGCGCACCGCAGCGGCCGCTGCTTTCGAGATTGATCCACGTTCCGGCCTTATCAGCACCAGTGGCCGCGTGGACCGGGAACATATGGAAAGCTATGAGCTGGTGGTAGAGGCTAGTGACCAGGGCCAGGAGCCTGGGCCACGTTCAGCCACCGTGCGAGTGCACATAACTGTGCTGGATGAAAATGATAACGCTCCTCAGTTTAGCGAGAAGCGCTATGTGGCACAGGTGCGTGAGGATGTGCGCCCTCACACGGTGGTGCTACGTGTCACTGCCACCGACAAGGACAAGGATGCCAATGGTTTGGTGCATTATAACATCATTAGCGGCAACAGCAGGGGCCATTTTGCCATCGACAGTCTCACGGGTGAGATACAGGTAATGGCACCTCTGGActttgaggcagagagagaatatgctTTGCGTATCCGGGCACAAGATGCAGGCCGGCCACCTTTGTCCAACAACACAGGTCTGGCAAGCATCCAGGTGGTAGACATCAATGACCACGCTCCTATCTTTGTCAGCACACCCTTTCAggtctctgttttggaaaacGCACCCCTGGGTCACTCAGTAATTCACATACAAGCAGTAGATGCAGATCATGGAGAGAACTCCAGGTTAGAGTATTCTTTAACTGGTGTGGCATCAGACACACCCTTTGTGATAAACAGTGCCACTGGCTGGGTCTCTGTGAGTGGTCCCCTGGACCGTGAGTCTGTGGAACATTATTTCTTTGGCGTGGAGGCTCGTGACCATGGTTCACCCCCACTCTCTGCTTCAGCCAGTGTCACAGTAACCGTGTTGGATGTCAATGACAATCGGCCCGAGTTCACCATGAAAGAGTACCACCTTCGGCTCAATGAGGACGCAGCTGTAGGCACCAGTGTGGTCAGTGTGACCGCGGTAGATCGAGATGCCAACAGCGCCATCAGCTACCAAATTACAGGTGGCAACACTCGGAACAGATTTGCCATCAGCACCCAAGGTGGTGTGGGCCTGGTGACACTGGCCCTGCCTCTGGATTACAAGCAGGAACGCTACTTCAAGCTGGTGCTTACTGCATCTGATCGTGCCCTTCACGACCACTGCTATGTGCATATCAACATCACAGACGCCAACACACACAGGCCTGTCTTTCAAAGTGCCCACTACTCAGTGAGCATGAATGAAGACCGCCCAGTGGGTAGCACTGTGGTGGTCATCAGTGCTTCTGATGATGATGTGGGTGAAAACGCTCGCATCACCTACCTTCTGGAAGACAACCTGCCCCAGTTCCGAATTGACGCCGACTCAGGGGCCATTACACTACAAGCTCCACTGGACTATGAGGACCAAGTGACCTATACACTGGCCATTACTGCTCGGGACAATGGTATACCACAGAAGGCAGATACCACCTATGTGGAGGTAATGGTGAATGATGTGAACGATAATGCTCCCCAGTTTGTAGCCTCCCACTATACAGGCTTGGTCTCCGAGGATGCGCCACCTTTCACTAGTGTTCTGCAGATCTCAGCCACTGACCGGGATGCTCATGCCAATGGTCGGGTCCAATACACTTTCCAAAATGGGGAAGATGGGGATGGAGATTTCACCATTGAGCCCACCTCTGGCATTGTCAGGACTGTGAGGCGACTGGACCGGGAAGCAGTGCCGGTGTATGAGCTGACTGCCTACGCAGTGGACCGTGGCGTGCCCCCACTGAGGACTCCAGTCAGCATCCAAGTGACTGTACAGGATGTAAACGACAATGCACCTGTCTTTCCAGCTGAGGAGTTTGAAGTGAGGGTGAAGGAGAACAGCATTGTAGGGTCTGTGGTGGCTCAGATCACCGCAGTGGACCCTGACGACGGCCCCAATGCTCATATAATGTACCAGATTGTGGAAGGGAACATCCCCGAGCTGTTCCAAATGGACATCTTCTCTGGAGAGCTCACAGCACTCATTGACCTGGACTATGAGGCGCGTCAGGAATACGTAATTGTAGTGCAGGCCACATCAGCTCCTCTGGTCAGCCGGGCCACTGTACATGTGCGCCTGGTCGACCAGAATGATAACAGTCCCGTGCTCAACAACTTCCAGATCCTCTTTAACAACTATGTCTCCAACCGTTCGGACACCTTCCCCTCAGGCATCATTGGGCGAATCCCAGCGTACGACCCCGATGTCTCTGATCACCTCTTTTACTCCTTTGAGAGGGGCAACGAACTGCAGCTGCTTGTGGTCAACCAGACCAGTGGGGAGCTTCGGCTCAGCAGAAAGCTGGACAACAACCGCCCACTAGTGGCCTCCATGCTGGTAACTGTAACAG ATGGCCTGCATAGTGTTACAGCCCAGTGTGTTCTGCGTGTGGTCATCATCACGGAGGAGCTGCTGGCCAACAGTTTGACTGTTCGCCTGGAGAACATGTGGCAAGAGCGCTTCCTGTCACCGCTGCTGGGTCATTTTCTTGAAGGCGTGGCTGCAGTGCTCGCAACACCTACGGAGGACGTTTTCATCTTCAACATCCAGAATGACACGGATGTGGGGGGCACCGTGCTCAATGTGAGCTTCTCAGCGCTGGCACCACGTGGGGCTGGGGCAGGCGCTGCAGGGCCCTGGTTCAGCTCCGAGGAGCTACAAGAGCAACTGTACGTGCGCCGTGCAGCCCTGGCGGCCCGCTCGCTGCTCGACGTGCTGCCCTTCGACGACAACGTGTGCCTGCGCGAGCCCTGCGAGAACTACATGAAATGCGTGTCAGTGCTCCGCTTTGACTCCTCCGCGCCCTTTCTGGCCTCGGCCTCCACGCTCTTCCGACCCATCCAACCAATCGCCGGTCTGCGCTGCCGCTGCCCTCCTGGCTTCACGGGAGATTTCTGCGAGACAGAGCTGGACCTCTGCTATTCGAACCCCTGTCGCAATGGTGGCGCGTGCGCGCGGCGCGAGGGAGGCTACACCTGCGTGTGCCGTCCGCGCTTCACCG GGGAAGACTGCGAGTTGGACACTGAAGCTGGACGCTGCGTGCCCGGCGTCTGCCGCAACGGGGGCACCTGCACCAACGCACCCAATGGCGGTTTTCGCTGCCAGTGCCCCGCAGGCGGCGCTTTCGAGGGCCCGCGCTGTGAGGTGGCCGCACgctcctttcctcccagttccttcgTCATGTTCCGCGGCCTGCGACAGCGCTTCCACCTCACGCTGTCCCTCTC GTTTGCAACTGTGCAACCCAGCGGGCTACTCTTCTACAACGGGCGCCTGAATGAGAAGCATGATTTTTTGGCTCTAGAGCTTGTGGCTGGCCAAGTGCGGCTTACATATTCCACGG GTGAATCCAACACAGTGGTCAGCCCCACAGTTCCAGGAGGCCTGAGTGATGGACAGTGGCATACAGTGCATCTGAGATACTACAACAAG CCCCGGACAGATGCCCTAGGGGGTGCCCAGGGCCCGTCGAAGGACAAGGTGGCTGTGTTGAGTGTGGATGACTGCAACGTGGCTGTGGCTCTGCAGTTTGGGGCTGAGATTGGCAACTATTCGTGTGCAGCTGCTGGTGTGCAAACAAGCTCCAAGAA GTCCCTGGACCTGACGGGCCCTCTGCTCTTGGGGGGTGTCCCCAACCTTCCCGAGAACTTCCCTGTGTCCCACAAGGACTTCATTGGCTGCATGCGAGACCTGCACATTGATGGCCGCCGAATGGACATGGCAGCCTTTGTTGCTAACAACGGCACTACGGCAG gcTGTCAGGCCAAGTCACACTTTTGTGCCTCAGGCCCCTGCAAGAACAGTGGCTTCTGCTCTGAGCGCTGGGGTGGCTTCAGCTGTGATTGTCCTGTGGGCTTTGGTGGCAAAGACTGTCGACTCA CAATGGCCCATCCCTACCGTTTCCAAGGCAATGGGACACTGAGTTGGGACTTTGGAAATGACATGGCTGTGTCTGTGCCGTGGTACCTGGGACTATCATTTAGAACACGGGCAACAAAAGGGGTCCTGATGCAAGTGCAGCTTGGGCCACACAGTGTGCTCCTCTGCAAG CTAGATCGAGGGTTGCTGTCTGTGACACTGAGTAGGGCCTCAGGCCACACTGTCCACCTCCTGTTGGACCAGATGACTGTCAGCGATGGCCGGTGGCATGATCTTCGGCTGGAGTTGCAGGAGGAGCCAGGTGGCCGAAGGGGCCATCATATCTTTATGGTTTCACTGGACTTCACCCTCTTCCAg GACACCATGGCCATGGGGGGTGAGCTGCAGGGCCTGAAAGTAAAGCAGCTCCATGTGGGAGGCCTGCCCCCCAGCAGTAAGGAGGAGGGGCCTCAGGGTCTGGTTGGCTGTATTCAG GGGGTGTGGATTGGCTTCACACCCTTTGGGTCCTCAGCCCTGCTACCTCCCAGCCACAGAGTGAATGTGGAGCCTGGCTGTACTGTGATGAACCCCTGTGCATCTGGGCCCTGTCCTCCCCATGCTGACTGCAAAGATCTCTGGCAGACCTTTTCCTGCACCTGTCGGCCAG GTTACTACGGCCCAGGTTGTGTGGATGCCTGCCTCCTAAACCCTTGCCAAAACCAAGGGTCATGCCGGCACCTTCAAGGAGCCCCCCACGGCTACACCTGCGACTGTGCAGGCGGCTATTTCGGTCAGCACTGCGAGCACAG GATGGACCAGCAGTGCCCTCGGGGATGGTGGGGAAGCCCAACCTGTGGTCCCTGCAACTGTGACGTTCACAAGGGCTTTGACCCCAACTGTAACAAGACAAATGGCCAGTGCCACTGCAAG GAGTTCCACTATCGACCGAGGGGCAGTGACTCATGCCTCCCATGTGACTGCTACCCTGTGGGCTCCACCTCCCGCTCATGTGCACCCCACAGCGGGCAGTGCCCCTGCCGCCCGGGAGCCCTTGGCCGCCAGTGTAACAGCTGTGACAGCCCCTTTGCGGAGGTGACAGCCAGTGGTTGCCGAG TACTTTACGATGCCTGCCCCAAGTCCCTGAGATCTGGTGTGTGGTGGCCCCAGACTAAGTTTGGTGTTTTGGCTACAGTACCCTGTCCCCGGGGGGCCTTGG GATTGCGGGGTACAG GTGCTGCGGTGCGGCTGTGTGATGAGGACCAGGGTTGGTTGGAGCCTGATTTCTTCAACTGTACCTCCCCTGCCTTTCGAGAGCTTAGTCTGCTG TTGGATGGCCTAGAGCTGAACAAGACTGCACTGGATACTGTGGAGGCCAAGAAGCTGGCTCAGAGGCTACGGGAGGTGACTGGCCAGACTGACCACTACTTTAGCCAAGATGTCCGAGTCACTGCCCGCTTGCTGGCCTACTTGCTGGCTTTTGAGAGCCATCAGCAGGGCTTCGGGCTGACAGCCACACAAGATGCCCACTTCAATGAG AATCTTCTATGGGCTGGTTCTGCACTGCTTgctccagagacaggagacttgTGGGCAGCCCTGGGGCAGCGGGCCCCTGGGGGCTCCCCAGGTAGTGCAGGGCTGGTGCGGCATCTGGAGGAATATGCAGCCACCCTCGCAAGGAATATGGAGCTGACATATCTGAATCCTGTCGGACTAGTCACACCCAATATCA TGCTCAGCATTGACCGTATGGAGCATCCTAGTTCAACCCAGGGAGCCCGTCGCTACCCCCGCTATCACAGCAACCTTTTCCGGGGCCAGGATGCCTGGGATCCTCACACACATGTGCTATTGCCTTCCCAGTCCCCACAGCCATCCCCGTCTGAAG TTCTACCCACAAGCAGCAACGCAGAAAACGCCACAGCCTCGAGTGtggtctccccacctccccctctGGAGACTGAGTCTGAGCCTGGGATCTCCATAGTCATTCTGCTAGTGTACCGAGCCTTGGGAGGGCTTCTCCCCGCCCAGTTCCAAGCTGAGCGCCGGGGCGCCAG GCTCCCCCAGAACCCTGTTATGAACTCCCCGGTGGTCAGCGTGGCTGTTTTCCATGGACGAAACTTCCTCAGGGGTGTCCTGGTCTCTCCAATCAACCTTGAGTTCCGCCTACTACAGACAGCGAATCGGAGCAAGGCGATCTGTGTGCAGTGGGACCCACCTGGCCC GGCAGAGCAGCATGGTATGTGGACAGCAAGAGACTGCGAACTGGTACACAGGAACGGATCCCATGCTCGGTGTCGCTGTAGCCGGACGGGCACTTTTGGAGTCCTTATGGATGCCTCTCCCCGTGAG CGGCTAGAGGGAGACCTTGAGCTGCTGGCAGTGTTCACTCATGTGGTCGTGGCGGTGTCTGTGACTGCGCTAGTGCTGACTGCAGCTGTCCTCCTGAGCCTGCGCAGCCTCAAGTCCAATGTGCGTGGGATCCATGCCAATGTGGCAGCTGCCCTGGGAGTGGCAGAGCTCCTCTTCCTACTGGGAATCCACAGGACCCACAATCAG CTGCTGTGCACTGCGGTCGCCATCCTTCTGCATTACTTCTTCCTCAGCACCTTTGCATGGCTCCTGGTGCAGGGCCTGCACCTCTACCGAATGCAGGTTGAGCCTCGAAATGTGGACCGTGGCGCCATGCGCTTCTACCATGCCCTGGGCTGGGGCGTCCCTGCTGTGTTGTTGG GCCTTGCTGTTGGGCTGGACCCAGAGGGCTATGGGAACCCTGACTTCTGCTGGATCTCCATCCATGAGCCTCTCATCTGGAGTTTTGCCGGCCCTATCGTCCTTGTGATTGTG ATGAATGGGACCATGTTTCTCCTCGCTGCCCGTACATCCTGCTCCACAGGGCAGAGGGAGGCCAAGAAGACCTCTGTGCT GACTCTCCGAAgctcctttctgctccttctgctgGTCAGCGCCTCCTGGCTCTTTGGCCTTCTGGCAGTCAACCACAGCATACTGGCCTTCCACTACCTCCATGCTGGACTCTGTGGCCTCCAG GGCCTGGCTGTACTGCTGCTTTTCTGTGTCCTGAATGCAGACGCTCGGGCTGCCTGGACGCCAGCCTGTCTGGGCAAGAAGGCAGCTCCTGAGGAAACAAGGCCAGCACCAGGGCCG GGGTCTGGGGCCTACAACAACACGGCCCTCTTTGAGGAGAGTGGCCTTATCCGTATCACTCTCGGTGCCTCTACCGTCTCTTCAGTGAGCAGTGCTCGCTCTGGCAGGGCCCAGGACCAGGACAGCCAGCGGGGCCGCAGCTACCTCAG GGACAATGTTCTGGGTCGACACGGCTCGACTACGGAGCACGCCGAACACAGCCTCCAGGCTCACGCCGGCCCCACTGACCTGGATGTGGCTATGTTCCATCGAGATGCTG GTGCAGACTCTGACTCTGACAGCGACCTGTCGTTGGAGGAGGAGAGGAGTCTATCCATCCCATCTTCAGAGAGCGAGGACAATGGCCGGACTCGAGGGCGGTTCCAACGTCCACTCCGCAGGGCAGCCCAAAGTGAGAGACTCCTTGCCCACCCCAAAG ATGTGGACGGTAATGACCTCCTGTCTTACTGGCCAGCCCTGGGAGAGTGTGAGGCAGCACCGTGTGCTCTGCAGGCGTGGGGCTCTGAACGGCGCCTTGGACTAGACAGCAACAAAGACGCAGCCAACAACAACCAGCCCGAACTGGCCTTGACCAGTGGAGATGAAACCTCCCTGGGCCGGGCCCAGCGGCAGAGGAAAG GCATCCTGAAGAACAGGTTGCAATATCCACTGGTGCCTCAGACTCGAGGCACGCCTGAGCTGTCCTGGTGCCGTGCAGCTACCTTGGGCCACCGTGCTGTGCCAGCTGCCTCCTATGGTCGCATCTATGCAGGTGGGGGTACAGGTAGCCTTTCACAGCCAGCCAGTCGTTACTCCTCTCGAGAACAGCTGGACTTGCTCTTAAGGCGACAGCTGAGCAGGGAGCGACTAGAAGAGGTCCCAGTTCCTGCACCTGTTCTGCATCCCCTGAGCCGACCAGGCTCCCAGGAACGCCTGGATACTGCACCAGCCCGCCTGGAACCCAGAGATAGGGGCAGCACGCTACCACGGAGGCAGCCACCTCGGGACTACCCTAGCACCATGGCTGGCCGCTTTGGGTCACGGGATGCACTGGACTTAGGGGCACCCCGAGAATGGTTGAGCACACTGCCTCCTCCCCGCCGCAACCGGGACCTTGACCCACAGCACCCACCTCTGCCGATGTCTCCACAGCGGCAACTCTCAAGGGACCCTCTCTTGCCATCTCGGCCCCTGGACTCTCTATCTAGGATCTCGAACTCTCGGGAGCGGCTGGACCAGGTGCCTAGTCGGCACCCTTCACGGGAGGCCCTCGGCCCAGCCCCACAGCTTCTCAGAGCCAGGGAGGACCCAGCCAGCGGTCCTAGCCATGGTCCCTCCACAGAGCAACTGGacattctctcctctatccttgCCTCTTTCAACTCCTCAGCCCTCTCCTCTGTGCAGTCCTCAAGCACACCCTCGGGCCCTCACACCACGGCCACGCCTTCCGCCACAGCCTCTGCACTTGGGCCTTCCACACCTCGCTCAGCCACTTCTCACAGCATCTCGGAGTTGTCACCTGATTCAGA GGTTCCCAGAAGCGAGGGTCACTCCTGA